In one Sphingobium sp. MI1205 genomic region, the following are encoded:
- a CDS encoding MBL fold metallo-hydrolase, which translates to MADPQIREATRIVEAASNARPAVIRSFFDEDTFTVTHVISDPATAKAAIIDSVLDFDPASGRTSFASADKVIDYIRSEGLEVEWLLETHAHADHLSAAPYLQEKLGGTLAIGRHILTVQEVFGKIFNEGTRFARDGSQFDRLFDDGDRFRVGSIEAIALHVPGHTPADMTYVIGDAAFIGDTLFMPDYGTARADFPGGDARTLYRSIRRLLSLPDQTGLHLCHDYKAPGRDTYAWETSVGEEREHNVHVRDGVSEDQFVAMREARDATLGMPRLILPSIQVNMRGGHLPEPEDNGMRYLKLPINAL; encoded by the coding sequence ATGGCCGACCCGCAAATCCGTGAAGCCACCCGCATCGTCGAGGCCGCGAGCAATGCGCGGCCCGCCGTCATCCGCAGCTTCTTCGACGAGGACACGTTTACCGTGACCCACGTCATCTCAGATCCCGCCACGGCCAAGGCCGCGATCATCGATAGCGTGCTCGATTTCGATCCGGCTTCGGGGCGCACCTCCTTCGCGTCGGCCGACAAGGTGATCGACTATATCCGGAGCGAAGGGCTCGAGGTCGAATGGCTGCTGGAGACGCACGCCCATGCCGACCATCTGTCGGCCGCGCCCTATCTTCAGGAGAAGCTGGGCGGCACGCTGGCGATCGGTCGCCATATTCTCACCGTGCAGGAGGTCTTCGGCAAGATCTTCAACGAGGGAACGCGCTTTGCTCGCGACGGCTCGCAGTTCGACCGGCTGTTCGATGACGGCGACCGTTTCAGGGTCGGCTCGATCGAGGCGATCGCGCTGCATGTGCCGGGCCATACGCCCGCCGACATGACCTATGTGATCGGCGATGCGGCGTTCATCGGCGACACGCTGTTCATGCCCGACTACGGCACGGCCCGCGCCGACTTCCCGGGCGGCGATGCGCGCACGCTTTATCGGTCGATCCGCCGCCTGCTGTCGCTCCCCGATCAGACCGGCCTTCATCTTTGCCACGACTACAAGGCCCCCGGGCGCGACACCTATGCCTGGGAAACGTCGGTCGGCGAGGAGCGAGAGCATAATGTCCATGTTCGCGACGGGGTGAGCGAGGACCAGTTCGTCGCCATGCGCGAGGCGCGCGATGCGACGCTCGGGATGCCGCGCCTCATTCTGCCGTCCATCCAGGTCAACATGCGCGGCGGCCACCTGCCCGAGCCGGAAGACAATGGCATGCGCTACCTCAAGCTGCCGATAAACGCGCTGTAA
- a CDS encoding peroxiredoxin: MTDQVTPSMPRINEPAPPFKAKTTHGERSLDDYKGKWLVLFSHPADFTPVCTTEFMGFAKAADRFKALNCELLGLSIDSVHSHIAWMRSIEEKFGVEIPFPIIDDLSMNVAKAFGMIHPGASDTSAVRATFIIDPEGIVRAMVYYPMSNGRSVDEFVRLLTALQTSDANKVATPENWQPGEPVIVPPPATAEAARARKDEGYDYTDWYFSKKTL, translated from the coding sequence ATGACAGACCAGGTCACTCCCTCCATGCCGCGGATCAACGAACCGGCGCCTCCCTTCAAGGCCAAGACGACCCACGGCGAACGCTCGCTCGACGATTACAAGGGCAAGTGGCTCGTTCTCTTTTCCCACCCCGCCGACTTCACGCCGGTCTGCACGACCGAATTCATGGGCTTCGCCAAGGCCGCCGACCGCTTCAAGGCGCTCAACTGCGAGTTGCTGGGCCTCTCCATCGACTCGGTGCATTCGCACATCGCCTGGATGCGCAGCATCGAGGAGAAGTTCGGCGTCGAGATCCCGTTCCCGATTATCGACGATCTGTCGATGAACGTCGCCAAGGCCTTCGGCATGATCCATCCCGGTGCCTCGGACACCTCGGCCGTTCGCGCCACCTTCATCATCGACCCCGAAGGCATTGTCCGCGCGATGGTCTATTATCCGATGTCGAACGGCCGCTCGGTCGATGAATTCGTCCGCCTGCTCACCGCGCTCCAGACGTCCGACGCCAACAAGGTGGCGACGCCTGAAAACTGGCAGCCCGGCGAGCCGGTGATCGTGCCGCCGCCCGCGACGGCCGAAGCCGCCAGGGCCCGCAAGGACGAAGGCTACGACTACACCGATTGGTATTTCAGCAAGAAGACCCTCTGA
- the trxC gene encoding thioredoxin TrxC: protein MSDVPLVACPVCASINRVPAAKIGAAPICGKCGMPLFQGQPVDVDQAAFDRHVGRGSLPVLVDFWASWCGPCRAMAPAFKAAAAELEPHVRLLKVDTEAEQGIAGRYRIQSIPTLILFRGGREVARQAGAMDRARLVAWTRQALVTA from the coding sequence ATGTCCGATGTCCCGCTGGTAGCCTGCCCGGTTTGCGCGAGCATCAACCGCGTTCCTGCAGCGAAGATCGGCGCGGCGCCAATTTGCGGGAAATGCGGAATGCCGCTTTTCCAGGGACAGCCGGTCGATGTCGACCAGGCGGCATTCGATCGGCATGTAGGTCGCGGAAGCCTGCCGGTTCTCGTCGATTTCTGGGCGAGTTGGTGCGGACCTTGCCGCGCCATGGCGCCGGCGTTCAAGGCGGCCGCTGCGGAGCTGGAGCCGCATGTCCGGCTCCTGAAGGTCGATACCGAAGCTGAGCAGGGTATTGCCGGGCGCTACCGCATTCAGTCGATTCCGACGCTGATCCTGTTCAGGGGTGGCCGCGAGGTCGCCCGACAGGCCGGGGCGATGGACCGTGCGCGACTCGTCGCCTGGACAAGGCAGGCGCTCGTCACCGCCTGA
- a CDS encoding peroxiredoxin, with protein MGDMTLSGHRGRWVLLFSHPADFTPVCTSEFVALSRASDRFKALGCDLVAVSVDSLYSHLGWIRAIREHFGVTIAFPIVEDPSMVIGRAYGMLADNAPDAATLRSTFFIDPEGIVRAKLCYPATIGRSVEELLRVLTALQRVDNDNIVTPEGWHPGDDVLLPPYQDQHGALDAAGDGCWFHRTQPDKHGKTGK; from the coding sequence ATGGGCGACATGACCCTGTCCGGCCATCGCGGCCGCTGGGTACTGCTGTTCTCTCATCCCGCCGATTTTACGCCGGTTTGCACCAGTGAATTCGTCGCCCTCTCGCGCGCCAGCGATCGGTTCAAGGCGCTCGGCTGCGACCTGGTCGCGGTGTCGGTCGACAGCCTCTATTCCCATCTCGGATGGATCAGGGCGATCCGCGAGCATTTCGGCGTGACCATCGCTTTCCCGATCGTCGAAGATCCCTCGATGGTGATCGGCCGCGCCTATGGAATGCTCGCGGACAACGCCCCCGACGCGGCCACGCTGCGCTCGACCTTCTTCATCGACCCCGAAGGCATTGTCCGCGCCAAGCTCTGCTATCCAGCCACCATCGGGCGATCGGTGGAGGAGCTGCTTCGAGTCCTGACCGCGCTGCAACGGGTCGACAACGACAACATAGTGACCCCCGAAGGCTGGCATCCCGGCGATGACGTGCTTCTTCCGCCCTATCAGGACCAGCACGGTGCGCTCGATGCGGCGGGCGATGGCTGCTGGTTCCACCGCACGCAGCCCGACAAGCATGGGAAGACAGGCAAGTGA
- a CDS encoding ArsR/SmtB family transcription factor produces MMTFTDTQLEEAASVLKAIAHDVRLKLLRTLLEHGEKSVGELEALTGIGQPGLSQQLAILRKAELVQTRRDAKLVFYSIVSANMEGTAKLLCALAGTPINRGDTAAKTKRPFPQGSVATFAKIL; encoded by the coding sequence GTGATGACTTTCACCGATACGCAGCTTGAAGAGGCTGCCAGCGTCCTCAAGGCGATCGCCCATGACGTCCGCCTGAAGCTCCTGCGGACGCTCCTCGAACATGGCGAGAAGTCTGTAGGCGAACTCGAAGCCCTCACCGGCATCGGTCAACCGGGCCTGTCCCAACAACTCGCAATTTTGCGCAAGGCGGAACTGGTTCAGACGCGCCGCGATGCGAAACTCGTTTTCTATAGCATCGTATCGGCCAATATGGAGGGAACAGCGAAATTGCTATGCGCTCTAGCGGGAACTCCGATAAATAGAGGAGACACTGCCGCGAAAACAAAGCGACCTTTTCCCCAGGGATCGGTCGCTACCTTCGCCAAGATTTTGTGA
- a CDS encoding MBL fold metallo-hydrolase has product MSSVPTITFHGAAGTVTGSCMELRHGGKTILIDCGLFQGSRTLETLNRDPFAFDVRKIDAVVLTHAHIDHSGLLPRLTAEGYRGPIFATPQTRDLLYYMLPDAGRIQEGDAERRNRRQDRRDEEPIEPIYTEADSKAAYEQVETVALHDWFAPAAGFRARLWNAGHILGSTSVEIEVGGVHLLFSGDLGPDHKAFHADPEGPAGLDHVFCESTYGDRVREDVTIEQRRTLLEAEINAALTRGGNLVIPVFALERTQELLLDIATLINTGRLAHPQVFIDSPLATRATEVFAKHAGELEDMGSGEIFRHPSFHYTASTMESMRLNDMSGAIIMAASGMCEAGRIRHHLRYNLGRRESTILFVGFQAAGTLGRTILDGANRVRIWGQDVAVRAQIRRIDTYSAHADQKDLQRWIRARKPIDGSLFLGHGEEGSIETFRRLMQADDAAASIVTPKIGETYSLPSRAPSKRLKTGKPELQEAVGRDWQNDYADFSTHLKKELQNIESASGRREALARMAEILHSYQAYREHRKSRSS; this is encoded by the coding sequence ATGAGTAGCGTACCCACCATAACCTTCCACGGCGCTGCCGGCACAGTCACTGGTTCCTGCATGGAACTACGCCATGGCGGAAAGACGATCCTCATAGATTGCGGCTTGTTCCAGGGATCCCGGACGCTGGAAACACTCAATCGCGACCCCTTCGCGTTCGACGTGCGCAAGATCGACGCCGTTGTCCTGACGCACGCGCATATCGACCATAGCGGCCTGCTGCCCAGGCTCACGGCGGAAGGGTATCGCGGGCCGATCTTCGCGACACCGCAAACCCGCGACCTTCTGTATTACATGCTGCCCGACGCCGGACGAATTCAGGAGGGCGATGCGGAGCGCCGCAATCGACGGCAGGATCGCCGGGACGAGGAGCCGATCGAACCGATCTATACCGAAGCGGATTCCAAAGCGGCCTATGAACAGGTCGAGACAGTAGCGCTGCACGACTGGTTCGCACCTGCCGCCGGTTTTCGGGCGCGCTTGTGGAATGCGGGCCATATCCTGGGTTCCACATCCGTGGAGATCGAGGTCGGTGGCGTGCACTTGCTCTTCTCCGGCGACCTGGGTCCAGACCACAAGGCCTTTCATGCCGATCCCGAGGGTCCGGCAGGACTCGATCATGTGTTCTGCGAGAGCACCTATGGCGACCGCGTCCGCGAGGACGTGACGATCGAGCAGCGCCGGACTTTGCTGGAAGCCGAGATCAATGCAGCGCTTACGCGCGGCGGCAACCTCGTCATTCCCGTTTTCGCGCTCGAACGCACCCAGGAATTGCTCCTCGATATCGCGACCCTGATCAACACCGGACGCCTGGCGCATCCGCAGGTGTTCATCGATTCGCCACTTGCGACCCGCGCGACAGAGGTGTTCGCCAAACATGCCGGGGAACTCGAAGACATGGGCTCGGGTGAAATCTTCCGTCACCCCTCGTTCCACTACACTGCCAGCACGATGGAATCGATGCGGCTCAACGACATGTCCGGAGCCATCATCATGGCGGCATCCGGCATGTGCGAAGCGGGACGCATCCGTCACCATCTGCGGTACAATCTCGGCCGCCGTGAATCGACGATCCTGTTCGTCGGTTTCCAGGCCGCAGGCACCCTTGGCCGGACAATCCTCGATGGCGCGAACCGCGTGCGCATCTGGGGGCAGGACGTCGCGGTGCGCGCGCAGATCCGGCGGATCGACACTTATTCGGCGCATGCCGACCAGAAGGATCTGCAGCGCTGGATAAGGGCGCGGAAGCCGATCGATGGCAGCCTGTTCCTGGGACACGGCGAAGAGGGCTCGATCGAGACGTTCCGCCGCCTGATGCAGGCGGACGATGCCGCGGCATCGATTGTCACGCCGAAGATCGGGGAAACCTATTCACTGCCGTCACGCGCCCCGTCCAAGCGCCTGAAGACCGGAAAGCCGGAACTACAGGAGGCTGTCGGCCGCGATTGGCAGAATGACTATGCGGATTTTTCGACCCATCTGAAAAAAGAACTGCAGAATATCGAGAGCGCGTCGGGCCGGCGCGAGGCACTCGCCCGCATGGCCGAGATTCTGCATTCCTATCAGGCCTATCGCGAGCATCGTAAGAGCCGATCGAGCTGA
- a CDS encoding YdcH family protein: MSNTPHTLSEEFPGQMDKIHALKASDSRFAQLLLDYDVVNDEIHVAETNIEPTSQDHETELRKRRLAIKDQIAEALSQAA, from the coding sequence ATGTCGAATACCCCCCACACCCTGAGCGAGGAATTCCCCGGTCAGATGGACAAGATTCACGCCTTGAAGGCTTCGGACTCTCGCTTCGCGCAGCTTCTTCTCGATTATGATGTCGTGAATGACGAAATCCACGTGGCTGAAACCAATATCGAACCGACCTCGCAAGATCACGAGACCGAACTTCGCAAGCGCCGCCTCGCGATCAAGGATCAGATCGCCGAAGCCCTGTCGCAGGCCGCCTGA
- a CDS encoding MgtC/SapB family protein, translated as MISLDMELLRSLAAALAVGVLIGIERGWRQREAADGSRVSGLRTFGLLGLAGGLASHMPESLAAVIGLAVTASLVLGYRSEQARTASLSITNTLVGIITFALGYMAGQGLVSETLAVAAVTTLILTLRQQSHAMLKGMSHKEVESIATFAIVALVILPLLPDASYGPFEAWNPRQIWMVVVVVLGLSFAGYVASRRLGADKGVMITALFGALVSSTAVTVAYARRLRANDGPQGPLIAGIALASLVMFARVQILSFTLIPYASTSLALAMVPAFVVGGLTTLLALRSKVDGDGASEVKLGNPLDFGPALLLAGAVALIAVPARWALARFGDQGIVVVLGLTGMWDVDAAVLTLAGLPEDMLKPDTAGLVLAVPVLANTMWKAVLTLVLAGPSKQGWKASGPLFASVLASAAGIAALMVFR; from the coding sequence TTGATATCGCTTGATATGGAACTGCTTCGTTCGCTTGCTGCGGCGCTCGCGGTAGGCGTGCTGATCGGTATCGAGCGAGGCTGGCGGCAGCGCGAGGCAGCGGATGGCAGCCGGGTCAGCGGTTTGCGCACCTTTGGCCTGCTCGGTCTTGCCGGCGGCCTTGCCAGCCATATGCCCGAAAGCCTTGCGGCGGTAATCGGGCTGGCGGTCACTGCCAGCCTGGTTCTTGGATATCGCAGCGAACAAGCCCGCACGGCCAGCCTGTCCATCACCAATACGTTGGTCGGCATTATCACCTTCGCCTTGGGATATATGGCCGGGCAGGGCCTGGTGAGCGAGACGCTGGCCGTCGCGGCGGTAACCACCTTGATCCTGACGCTCAGGCAGCAATCCCACGCCATGCTCAAAGGGATGAGCCACAAGGAGGTCGAATCGATCGCCACGTTCGCGATCGTCGCGTTGGTCATCCTGCCGCTGCTGCCGGATGCGAGCTACGGCCCCTTTGAGGCCTGGAACCCGCGGCAAATCTGGATGGTCGTCGTCGTCGTGCTCGGACTCTCCTTCGCCGGCTATGTCGCCAGTCGTCGGCTCGGCGCGGACAAGGGGGTCATGATAACCGCTTTGTTCGGGGCATTGGTATCGTCCACGGCGGTCACTGTTGCCTATGCCCGGCGTTTGCGCGCCAATGATGGTCCGCAAGGCCCCTTGATTGCTGGTATTGCGCTCGCCTCGCTCGTGATGTTCGCGCGCGTCCAGATACTCTCTTTTACCCTCATCCCCTACGCCAGCACATCGCTCGCGCTTGCAATGGTTCCGGCTTTCGTCGTCGGCGGTCTGACAACCCTTCTGGCGCTACGCTCCAAGGTGGATGGTGATGGCGCCAGCGAGGTGAAGCTGGGCAATCCGCTGGATTTCGGGCCGGCGCTTCTGCTGGCGGGCGCGGTTGCGTTGATTGCTGTCCCGGCACGTTGGGCGCTCGCGCGGTTCGGCGATCAGGGCATTGTCGTTGTGCTTGGCCTTACGGGCATGTGGGATGTGGACGCAGCCGTACTCACGCTCGCGGGGCTGCCTGAGGATATGCTGAAACCCGACACGGCCGGACTGGTGCTTGCGGTGCCCGTGCTCGCCAACACGATGTGGAAGGCTGTACTCACGCTGGTACTGGCAGGGCCATCAAAGCAAGGCTGGAAGGCGTCCGGCCCACTCTTCGCATCAGTTCTGGCATCTGCTGCCGGTATCGCCGCGCTCATGGTGTTTCGCTAG